The Haloprofundus salinisoli region GATTCGCGCCCCGCGCTCCAGTTCGACGTCGTGGTGGACCTCGAGCAGTCCCTCGCCTTTCCCTTCGTAGCCCGAGTCCCACACCGCCGTGTTCAGCATGCAGGAGTTGCGCAGAAGCGACGACCGGGGGTAGATGAAGCCGACGTGTCCCTCGGGGATGCGAACCGTCTCCGCGTAGCGGACAACGTAACCGCCCGGCGGGAGGTAGTACGTCTCCGTCTCGTCGTCGGTCTCCTCGCGTTCGACCGCCTGTCTGTCGCCGATCTCCTTGCCCTCGTGGCCGATGCGGCCGGGCTCACGCTGCTCGAAGACGGCTTCGAGCGTCAGGTCGACGCCGTTCGGTTGTCGCTGCTCCTCCGAGACGGGCGAGACCTGGTCGCCGACGAACGAACCTGCTCGGTACATACTCGGGCGTCTCGACTCCGAGCGGATAGCCGTTCTCGTTTGGCGTCGACCCATCGTCGAACTGCCGCACACTCCGCGCTGCACAGGTTTCACTCGTAACCGAATCATCTTCGACATCTCCGCGAAAATTGCCGGCGGGAGCGACATTCCGCACGGTTCTTCGGGTAGGAAACACGCGGGAT contains the following coding sequences:
- a CDS encoding deoxyuridine 5'-triphosphate nucleotidohydrolase; this translates as MGRRQTRTAIRSESRRPSMYRAGSFVGDQVSPVSEEQRQPNGVDLTLEAVFEQREPGRIGHEGKEIGDRQAVEREETDDETETYYLPPGGYVVRYAETVRIPEGHVGFIYPRSSLLRNSCMLNTAVWDSGYEGKGEGLLEVHHDVELERGARIAQLVLAEADHDGTYDGSYQGENL